In Glycine max cultivar Williams 82 chromosome 4, Glycine_max_v4.0, whole genome shotgun sequence, the genomic stretch CATCTCTTTCTGATATCTAGTGATAGAGATTTTGACTGCTTACTACACCGGTTAAGAATGaataattacaatattttgCTTGCTGGCTCAAGGAATGCTCCTGGTTTTCTCTCCACCGCAGCAACTATAATGTGGCAATGGTATAAATTGCTTAAGGGAGAAAATCTAATGGGAAAACATGTCAACCATCCTCCTGATGGTCCATATGGTTCTTGGTATGGAAACTTTAGGGTGCCACTTGAAAACCCTTCCCCAGCTACCGAGCACTCTACATCTTTAGAAGATGTGGAGATCTATGAACCTTCCTTAGACTTAAAGTTGGGTGAAGTTCCAAAGTCAGTTGTACAGAAAGTTAAGCACATATTGACTTCACATTCAAAAGGGATCTCCATTACAGATCTTCATGCAGACTTGGCAAAATGTGATGTGCATTTGGATCAAAATTTATATGGATTTCAAAGCGTTTCATGCTTCCTATTATCAATCCCACACGTACAGCTCCAGCCTTTAGGGGATGGAAATTTTTGTGTATGTTTGGTCCCCTCAGGGTCCCCTGAACCTTTTGACAGCAGTGTTGTCCCATCAGCTTCATCTGTTGTTAAGAACGAGGAGAGGGGTTATGAAAATGAGACTCCCTCAATTTCCACAGTCCATGCAAGGAGTATGAATGATGATTCAACATCATTCCAACCAGTCCCTCCCCAAGTCAAAACCATTGGTGAATATGTGAATAGTAAATCATCATTTCCTTCGTTGGTTGAAAGACATGAATTTCAGCCCCAAAATGAGTTGCAGAAATCTTCTCTGGCTAGTGAGAAGATTGTGGATGTGGCTAATGCACAACTACCTGAGATTCAACAGCCATCCAAGGAAATCAAGTTTTCCAAAACTAAGACAAGTTCCTTTAAATCTAGATCTAAAAAGTCATCTGACAATGACAATGTTAAGTTTGAGGATGCAAGTCATACAATTGTAGAAAAACATACCACTTCAGGGAATCACCATGCTAGAAATGATCACAAAACAATGGAAAACAATGGTGTTGCAAACTATGAATTGGGAAATTGTAAAGCAAAGAACAACTATGAGAGTCCAACTAGAAAGAAGGCTGATGAAGTTTGTTGCAGCCCATATTCTCCACCAGTTGATGACCTTCTGGTTGACAAAAGACTCAGTGGAATTGCTGAAACTTATAACAAAAGGCCAACATTCTTTAGCTGGACTAGAAGTTGGTGGTCATTCTGGAAAAGCAATGCAAAGTCTGATGATTTGGAAGCTCATCAGAACAAGGTGGCTAGTCAGTTGGAGGATCCTAAGGTATCTGAAGTGGACCAGACTGTCAGTCATTTTGAAGAACCCAAGTTATCAGAACTGGACCAGAATGTTATTTGTTCTGGAAAGGTTGAGTTGATTTCTAGTGGTTCTTTTTGGAAGGACTTggaatcttttattttctcgcCCGAAGGATCACTTCTTGTTTCCCAGTCAAAAAACAGGTTAGTGTGCATTATAGTTTTGCAcagatcttaaaaaaaaaacccttttgcTATGGATATTGGATAATAACCAACTTTTGACCTCTATTTATTCCTTGTTTTAATCTGAACCACAAATTCCAAAGAAAGGAAAACAacctaacaaataaattatacaataaaatcTCTGCTGAAAATTGTGtgatctttttgatattttatgatGAATTGATGATCATTATGTAGATGTTCTTGTTGAAAGTGTAACTCTATAACATTCTGCAACATGTTACTTGTATCAGGGAGGAAATGGCAcataaattacaaaatgatgGACCCCTGGTTCTTAGATCTCTCTCTCAAAAAGATATCATTCAATTGGTGGAATTGTTAATAGCAGAGAGAAAGTTGTTGGTGGAGATCCCTTCCCATGGTTCAAAATCAAATGGCTTGAGATCTGTCTTTATGAGCAGAGCATCACAGTCAAAGTTGCCGAATTCATCTGAACATGATATGGAAAAACAAAATCAGAGTATTCCTCATACTAGAGTTTCCACAACTTCCACTGAAATGAAATATAATGAGAGGTCTAGAAATGATATATTAGAAGACTTGCAGCAACTTGTGAATGAGATATTGAGGGACCACCCAAAGGGATATAATATATGTTCTTTCCGAAGAATATTTCTTCTTAGGTATGGTTATTATCTTGATATAGAGAAGCTTGGTCATCAAAAATTGTCATCCTTACTACAGGTAATGCCTGGAGTTAAATCAGAGTCCAATTATATTTTTCCATCTGTTCCTGCTGTTAGTGCTTCTGATGGGGAAACTTCTATCCTCAAAACTCAAATAACCAATGCTACTCATGCAGTCTTGAACTCAGATAATGAAATATCTGATTCAGCACTAAAAGATGATAAAATGGAATCTCTGTTGGAGGAATTAGGTTCTGTTTCTGTCATGAATTCCAATCAGAGTGATCTCGATTTAAAACTAGGTACAGTTCCACAATCAATTATAAGACAGATTAGGTGTATATTGAGATCACATCCAAAAGGAATCTCGATTACAGGTCTTCGTGAAGAGTTGAAAAAATCCAATGTGTGTTTCTATCAAAGCTTTTATGGATATAAAACATTTTCTCGCTTTCTATCATCAATACCACATGTACAGCTCCAGCCTTTAGGTCATGGTAAATTTTGTGTACATTTGGTTTCCTTAGAATCCCCTGAAACTTTTGAGAGCAATGATGTACAATCAATAACATCTGCTGCTAAGATTGATGAGAGCAATGCAAAGTCTGATGATTTGGCTGCTCATCAGAACAATGTGGTTAGTCACTTGGAGGATTCTATGTTATCTGAAGTGGACCAGATTGTTGGTGATTTAGAAGAAACCAAGTTATCAGAACTGGACCAGAATGTTATTTGTTCTGGAAAACCTGAGTTGTTTACTAGCAGTTCATTTTGGGATGACATggaatcttttattttcacgctCAAAGGATCACTTATTGTTTCCCAGTCAAAAAACAGGTTAGTGTACACTAGTTTTGtacaaatcttttaaaaatcatcCTTTTGCTATGAATAATAATCAACTTTTACCCCCACATGTTCATTCTTTCCTTGTTCTAATCTGAGCCTCAACTaccaaagaaatgaaaataatgcaacaaattaattatatcacaATGTTTATGTTGAAAGCTGTGTGACCATTTTGGTATtgacttaattatattattggttccttaattataattaaaatttcaacttGGTTCTTCAATTATTAGAAAATTCAATTAggtcctttaattatttaaaaaaattcaattaggtcccttaattgttaaaaagttcaatcaggtcctttaattattttaaaaagttcaattaggttcctcaattattaaaaagttcTATTAGGTCATTTAATTGGCCcctcaattattaaaaagttaaatcaaAACATCTATATTTCATTATACAAAAGGACCTAATTGTagtgttttaaataattaaaggaccTAATTGAACTAGTAAATAGTTGAGGGACTCAATTGAAGTGTTTTAAACAATTGaatgatttaattgatttttttagtaattgagGGACCCAATTGAACTTTCAATTATAATCAAGGGACCAATTGTATAATTAAGCCTTTTgatattctattattattatgtagctACTTGTTTAAAGAGTTACTTGATAACACTCTGCTACATGGTATCAGGGAGGATATGGcacataaattacaaaaggatGGACCTCTTGTTCTTAGATCTCTCACTCAAAAAGATATCCTTCAATTGGTGGAATTGTTAATATCAGAGAAAAAGTGGTTGGAGGAAAGCCTCTCCCAAACATTTCCTTTTAGGCTAATTCAACCTGTTCAGAAGAACTCATTGATGGGCCGATCTCATGGTGCAAATGGCTTGAGCTCTCTCTTTCTGAGCAGAGCAACACAGTCCAACTTACAAACATCATTTGAACATGATGTGGAGAAACACAATCAAAGTATTCCTCGTACTAGAGTTTCTGCAACTGCCACTGAGACGAAATATACAGAGAGGTCTAGAAATGATGTATTAGAGGATTGTCAGAAACTTGTAAGTGAGATATTGAGGGAGCAC encodes the following:
- the LOC102660946 gene encoding uncharacterized protein, producing the protein MRALLPNHLLHLSRSQARTLLVRFQACELSSSSSSPPHNSRDVRVSVWWDFKSCAVPDDMDASKVAPAIAQAVRANGIKGPIHINAFGDVSSLSKRQLQALASTGIQFTHFPHGAINCFNILVDIMFWVSQNPPPAHLFLISSDRDFDCLLHRLRMNNYNILLAGSRNAPGFLSTAATIMWQWYKLLKGENLMGKHVNHPPDGPYGSWYGNFRVPLENPSPATEHSTSLEDVEIYEPSLDLKLGEVPKSVVQKVKHILTSHSKGISITDLHADLAKCDVHLDQNLYGFQSVSCFLLSIPHVQLQPLGDGNFCVCLVPSGSPEPFDSSVVPSASSVVKNEERGYENETPSISTVHARSMNDDSTSFQPVPPQVKTIGEYVNSKSSFPSLVERHEFQPQNELQKSSLASEKIVDVANAQLPEIQQPSKEIKFSKTKTSSFKSRSKKSSDNDNVKFEDASHTIVEKHTTSGNHHARNDHKTMENNGVANYELGNCKAKNNYESPTRKKADEVCCSPYSPPVDDLLVDKRLSGIAETYNKRPTFFSWTRSWWSFWKSNAKSDDLEAHQNKVASQLEDPKVSEVDQTVSHFEEPKLSELDQNVICSGKVELISSGSFWKDLESFIFSPEGSLLVSQSKNREEMAHKLQNDGPLVLRSLSQKDIIQLVELLIAERKLLVEIPSHGSKSNGLRSVFMSRASQSKLPNSSEHDMEKQNQSIPHTRVSTTSTEMKYNERSRNDILEDLQQLVNEILRDHPKGYNICSFRRIFLLRYGYYLDIEKLGHQKLSSLLQVMPGVKSESNYIFPSVPAVSASDGETSILKTQITNATHAVLNSDNEISDSALKDDKMESLLEELGSVSVMNSNQSDLDLKLGTVPQSIIRQIRCILRSHPKGISITGLREELKKSNVCFYQSFYGYKTFSRFLSSIPHVQLQPLGHGKFCVHLVSLESPETFESNDVQSITSAAKIDESNAKSDDLAAHQNNVVSHLEDSMLSEVDQIVGDLEETKLSELDQNVICSGKPELFTSSSFWDDMESFIFTLKGSLIVSQSKNREDMAHKLQKDGPLVLRSLTQKDILQLVELLISEKKWLEESLSQTFPFRLIQPVQKNSLMGRSHGANGLSSLFLSRATQSNLQTSFEHDVEKHNQSIPRTRVSATATETKYTERSRNDVLEDCQKLVSEILREHPEGYKISSYPRLFVDRYGYHLDFQKLGYQKLAPLLQIMPEVKVESTYIFPSVPAVSASDGESFILQTQVNNASHAHHAVLNPDSELSDSALEDDNMESPWQKLGYNQSNMESKLSQKAEELDTPKLPDYEPIVSDYDSSESEGDSQPEKQGKLKCNKHDISLWQALDLWHNKKEGENSVKKPDNVGHLNKTLVADILNSSAKSTRGT